The genomic segment GGGATGTAAAGAGGCAGAGATTTTTCTTGCTTCTCCTGCTACTGTTGCGGTTTCTGCGATTTACGGCAAGATAACAGATCCCGGAAAGGAGGCAGAGTGATGCGTGTCTGGAAATACGGAGATGATATAAACACAGATATGCTTTTCCCCGGCAAATATACTTATACCTGTTCCACTGTTGAGGAGATAAAACCTCACCTTCTTGAAGATCTTGATGCTGAATTTGCATCAAATGTGCAAAAAGGGGATTTTATTTTTGCAGGCAAAAACTTCGGGTGCGGATCCTCCCGTGAGCAGCCTGCGCTGGGACTTAAAGCAGTGGGAATACGCGCAGTAGTTGCAGAGAGTTTTTCAAGAATATTTTTCAGAGCTTCCATAAATCAGGGTCTGCTTCTTATTGAAAGTCCGGAAGCAGTACGCAGTTATTCTGCAGGAGATGAGGTTGATGTGGATCCTGTTGAAGGAAAGATTTATGTAGGTGATAAAACTTTTTCATTTCCAAAGCTGCCTCCTGAAATGCTGGAGATTATTGAAGCGGGAGGACTGCTTGCTTATACAAAAAAGAAACTTGAAACAAGAAAAAATTAACATAACTATCCTGAAACAACAGAGGTACTTATGCGTTTATACGAGAATGAAGCAAAAAAGATTTTTGAAAGAGAGGGGATACCTGTTCCCCGCCAGTTTGGTATTATCTGTAAACCGGAACAGATAAAAGAGGCTGATGTTGATTTTCCCCTTATGATTAAATCTCTTGTGTTAATAGGAGGCAGGGGAAAAGCAGGAGGCATTAAGAAAGCTGACAATATTGATGATGCTGTTTTAAAAGCAGACAAAATGCTGGGCATGAAACTTCGGGATTATGTTGTTGATATGCTTATGCTGGAGCAGGCAGTTGAAGAGATCGGAGCATGCTACATTGGTGTTACAATGAATCCTGCAACGTACAACAACATCATTATGGTAAGCGCTTCAGGCGGGATGGATATTGAAACAGTGGCAAGAGAAAATCCCGAAGCAATATTAAAAATTGAACTTCCGGATAATGATAAAACACTGCCTGACCAGACAGCAAATCAACTATCTGAATTTCTTCAAAAAGAACTGGAAAAGGCAGGAGATCAAAAAGAAGCTTTAAAAGATGTAATTACAAAGGTTTATAATACATTTCAGAAATACGACTGCAAGGTAACGGAAATTAATCCTCTTATTCTTACTCCGCAAGGCCCTGTTGCTGCAGATGCAAAAATCGTTCTTGATGATAATGCATTGTTCCGCCAGAAAGAGCTTTTCACATT from the bacterium genome contains:
- a CDS encoding acetate--CoA ligase family protein, producing the protein MRLYENEAKKIFEREGIPVPRQFGIICKPEQIKEADVDFPLMIKSLVLIGGRGKAGGIKKADNIDDAVLKADKMLGMKLRDYVVDMLMLEQAVEEIGACYIGVTMNPATYNNIIMVSASGGMDIETVARENPEAILKIELPDNDKTLPDQTANQLSEFLQKELEKAGDQKEALKDVITKVYNTFQKYDCKVTEINPLILTPQGPVAADAKIVLDDNALFRQKELFTFLGIKEVRNDVSEPTKNEARARKAGFPYVDLLPEGAEKDPDKLYVGIVPGGAGYGIFSIDEVANVGERFFNGKVVPVNFMDSGGGPSLDKVAEMFHLLMDYEIVDLIITSRFGGIS
- a CDS encoding 3-isopropylmalate dehydratase, with product MRVWKYGDDINTDMLFPGKYTYTCSTVEEIKPHLLEDLDAEFASNVQKGDFIFAGKNFGCGSSREQPALGLKAVGIRAVVAESFSRIFFRASINQGLLLIESPEAVRSYSAGDEVDVDPVEGKIYVGDKTFSFPKLPPEMLEIIEAGGLLAYTKKKLETRKN